From uncultured Desulfobacter sp.:
ATGGTTCGCGGGTACCGGTTATCTCCCATCATACCATTGTCAGGGTACCGGGGCGTGAGCAGGAACTCTTTTGTCTTGATATTGATATCACCGAGCGCAAACAGGCGGAAACCACACTCCGGCAAAGTGAAAAAAAGTTCAGAACGCTTGTGAATACAGCTCCTTTTGGCATCCAGCTTACCGATTTAGAGGGAAGAATTGTTTACAGCAACCCTGCCCATCATCAAATACAAGGTTGCGAACCGAATCAACTCATCGGGATGTATCTATGGGACCTCATAGCAAATGACAGCGATCGTGCAAAAACCAGGGACTATTATCAATACATCATCAGCAAAGAACCTGAACCGTCAATATATTTTTCCCGGGACAGGACCAGGGATGGACGGGAAATAGATATCCAAATAAACTGGGATTATATCCGGAATGAAAAAAATGAAGTTACCGGTATTATCAGCATTATTGAAGACATCACCGAACGTAATCAGGCAGATGCAGAACGAAAAAGGCTCCAGGAACAACTCAACCAGGCCCAGAAAATGGAAGCCGTTGGGCGACTGGCCGGGGGCGTGGCCCATGATTTCAACAATATGCTGGGGGTCATACTGGGATATGTGGAATTAGCCTCTGAAAAAATAGACAGTAGTCAGGATCTATATTCTGATCTCAAAGAAATTCAAAAAGCGGCCCAACGGTCGGCTGATCTGACAAAACAATTGCTGACCTTTGCCAGAAAACAAATTATTGCTCCGAAAGTGCTGAACTTGAATGATACTGTAGATAGTATGCTTAAAATTCTGCGCAGGCTCATTGGTGAGGATATTAATCTGTTATGGTTCCCAGCGGATCATTTGTGGCCGGTTAAAGTAGACCCGACCCAGATTGATCAAATTCTGGCCAATTTGTGTGTGAATGCCCGGGATGCCATTGCCGGTGTGGGAAAACTCACCATTGAAACGCAAATGAAGACTTTTGCTCAGGCAGATTGTGCAAAAAACACAGAATGTATACCCGGAGACTATGTGATGCTGTCAGTGACTGATGATGGCTGCGGTATGAACAAGGAGACTTTGGATAATTTGTTTGAACCGTTTTTCACCACCAAGGATATCGGCGAAGGCACCGGGCTTGGCCTTGCCACAATTTACGGTATTGTTAAACAGAATAAAGGCTTTATCAATGTTTACAGTGAACCGGGTCAGGGAACCACTTTCAAAATATATCTGCCCGGGTTCCACACATCCAAGGAAACCCGGGGAAAACCCCTTAGGGAAAAACCAGCTCCGATTGGAAATGAAACTATTCTGTTGGTAGAGGATGAACCCGCCATTCTTAAAATGGCAAGAATGATGCTTGAACGCAAGGGATATTTGGTCTTGTCTGCTGCCACCCCTGCCGCTGCGATAAGTATAGCCGATACATATGTTGGTAGAATAGACCTTCTCATGACCGACGTGGTCATGCCTGAAATGAACGGCCGGGATATGGCCAAAAAGATTACAACACTTTTTCCCGAAATCAAATTATTATTCATGTCCGGATATTCAGCCAATGTAATTACCCAACAAGGGGTGCTGGATGACGGGGTTGCCTTTATGCAGAAACCTTTTTCAATGAATGAGCTTGCTAAAAAAATTCGGGGGGTGCTGGATGATTCTCCAAGCGAATAAGACCATTTTTATTTGTAACTTGATGATCGAGTGTAAGGATATACAATGAAATATTTCTGGTGGACAGCTCAAATATTATGCATATTAATCTCCCTTTTTTTCCTTGTTTTCGGTATTGATCTTATCCGGGGCGCTTATGGTTTAAATGATCCGTTCAGCTTTATTATGACCTTTTTTGCCGCAAGTTTTATTATTCTGATCAGCCTGACCTTAGTCCTGGTTTTTACGATTAAAATGATCCGGGTATACCGCCACCTCAGACTATCCCAG
This genomic window contains:
- a CDS encoding PAS domain S-box protein — protein: MNFNDPIRILLGLEEIETVLNSQSDAHQILDQILKKLLELFSCDRAWLLYPCNPDSPTFEVAYEKTTPSFPGANALNATVPMTRGMAEYCNRALSNSGYPEIDLPSDEKMSNDLALQFDVKSLIFMALKPKNDDAWVFGMHHCAINHHWSDDERYLFKIIGQRITNLLENLILIKQTTESEERFRNLMENVEAVAVQGYGFDGTTQYWNKASERLYGYTQQEAIGRSLLDLIIPPEMRDAVTEEMHKMVETGQPVPSGELLLRHKDGSRVPVISHHTIVRVPGREQELFCLDIDITERKQAETTLRQSEKKFRTLVNTAPFGIQLTDLEGRIVYSNPAHHQIQGCEPNQLIGMYLWDLIANDSDRAKTRDYYQYIISKEPEPSIYFSRDRTRDGREIDIQINWDYIRNEKNEVTGIISIIEDITERNQADAERKRLQEQLNQAQKMEAVGRLAGGVAHDFNNMLGVILGYVELASEKIDSSQDLYSDLKEIQKAAQRSADLTKQLLTFARKQIIAPKVLNLNDTVDSMLKILRRLIGEDINLLWFPADHLWPVKVDPTQIDQILANLCVNARDAIAGVGKLTIETQMKTFAQADCAKNTECIPGDYVMLSVTDDGCGMNKETLDNLFEPFFTTKDIGEGTGLGLATIYGIVKQNKGFINVYSEPGQGTTFKIYLPGFHTSKETRGKPLREKPAPIGNETILLVEDEPAILKMARMMLERKGYLVLSAATPAAAISIADTYVGRIDLLMTDVVMPEMNGRDMAKKITTLFPEIKLLFMSGYSANVITQQGVLDDGVAFMQKPFSMNELAKKIRGVLDDSPSE